From Myxosarcina sp. GI1, the proteins below share one genomic window:
- a CDS encoding cell wall metabolism sensor histidine kinase WalK, giving the protein MTFAINIVANFFLRLKPLSLATRLFFSHLLVAIVTVSFLVIVGKAASPILFARRLEAIEAKGFDFQDVRSEVVEGFDSAWHSSTLWSVIVGTTAAGVLSLWVARRITKPMIKIERVIQQFARGKLSQRLPPNDIPELNRLSTSFNHMASSLEGVEQHRRELIGDLTHELRTPLTIIYGYLEGITATHIEATPEVYERLMKETKRLQRLVNDLQELSKAEAGYLTIHLAPINLYPLLSALVERFAAQILEDLTIRLECPPTLPLVLADLDRLEQVLVNLLGNAVSYTEAGSIALKVWQTGKRVWLEVRDTGVGIAPEDLPHVFERFWRSERAIARQSRGSGIGLAISRHLVELQGGKIEVESELGKGSTFRFSLVVADLS; this is encoded by the coding sequence GTGACTTTTGCTATAAATATTGTGGCTAACTTTTTCTTGCGATTAAAACCCCTTTCTCTAGCAACACGCTTGTTTTTTTCTCATTTACTAGTAGCAATTGTCACCGTAAGTTTTCTGGTGATTGTGGGGAAAGCTGCTTCTCCCATTCTGTTTGCCAGACGTTTAGAGGCAATTGAAGCTAAAGGTTTCGATTTTCAGGATGTTCGTTCAGAGGTGGTAGAAGGCTTTGATAGTGCATGGCATAGTAGCACCTTGTGGTCGGTAATTGTCGGTACCACTGCCGCAGGAGTTTTGAGCCTTTGGGTAGCGCGGCGAATTACCAAACCAATGATAAAGATCGAAAGAGTTATACAGCAGTTTGCCAGGGGAAAGTTGAGTCAAAGATTGCCTCCTAATGATATACCCGAACTAAATCGACTTAGCACTAGTTTTAATCATATGGCAAGCAGTTTGGAAGGTGTAGAACAACATCGTCGAGAATTGATTGGCGATCTCACTCACGAACTACGAACCCCTTTGACAATTATTTACGGATATCTTGAAGGAATTACCGCTACTCATATTGAAGCTACCCCAGAAGTATACGAGCGACTGATGAAAGAAACCAAGCGGTTACAGCGTTTAGTCAACGACTTACAAGAATTATCCAAAGCTGAAGCAGGGTATTTAACCATTCATCTCGCGCCGATAAACTTGTATCCTCTATTGTCGGCTCTTGTAGAGAGGTTTGCCGCTCAGATACTAGAAGATTTGACCATTCGCCTGGAATGTCCGCCGACGTTGCCCCTAGTTTTAGCCGATTTAGACCGCTTAGAACAGGTTTTGGTAAATTTGCTGGGTAATGCCGTATCCTACACCGAAGCAGGCTCGATCGCCCTTAAAGTTTGGCAAACAGGGAAGCGAGTATGGCTAGAGGTAAGAGATACGGGAGTTGGAATTGCTCCAGAAGATTTACCCCATGTCTTCGAGCGTTTTTGGCGTTCCGAGCGGGCGATCGCTCGACAGAGTCGCGGTAGCGGTATTGGTTTGGCTATTTCTCGTCATTTAGTAGAATTACAGGGTGGCAAGATAGAAGTTGAAAGCGAGTTGGGTAAAGGAAGTACTTTTCGTTTTTCTCTTGTCGTTGCCGATCTTAGTTGA
- a CDS encoding biotin--[acetyl-CoA-carboxylase] ligase, whose product MVFNRQTYQQVFLNLGKNHNKIIAPIPLHIFESIPSTNQKLWQLIERDSKISLGVIALQQTAGKGQWGKQWLSPSGGMYLSVSLFPDLALNNNFHLIMATAWGIATTLRSYNVPVSIKWSNDLVLSGRKLGGIKIETRAKRQRITQAVVGVGINWTNPVPAIGINLLSYRDRLSSLEELVAIATYGIIFGYQHYLKVGAKQLVARYSELLINLGQQINIDGDWGTVTGVTTEGKLIVRTETATEVYLTPGQISLGYEF is encoded by the coding sequence ATGGTATTCAATCGCCAAACATATCAACAAGTATTTTTAAACTTAGGTAAAAATCATAATAAAATAATTGCGCCTATACCTTTACATATTTTTGAAAGCATACCATCTACAAATCAAAAGCTTTGGCAATTAATCGAGCGCGACTCTAAAATTTCTCTAGGGGTAATTGCCCTACAGCAAACCGCAGGAAAGGGACAATGGGGCAAACAATGGCTGTCTCCTAGTGGCGGGATGTATCTTTCAGTATCGCTGTTTCCCGATCTTGCTTTAAATAACAATTTTCATTTGATAATGGCTACGGCTTGGGGGATCGCTACTACCTTACGCAGCTACAATGTACCAGTCTCGATCAAATGGTCTAACGATTTAGTTTTGTCGGGACGCAAATTAGGAGGAATAAAAATTGAAACTCGCGCTAAACGGCAACGTATAACGCAAGCCGTTGTTGGCGTGGGAATTAACTGGACAAATCCCGTCCCCGCAATAGGAATTAATCTATTGTCTTATCGCGATCGCCTATCTTCTTTAGAAGAGCTAGTGGCGATCGCCACCTACGGTATTATTTTTGGATATCAGCATTATCTTAAAGTAGGTGCAAAACAACTTGTAGCTAGATATTCAGAGTTATTAATTAATTTGGGACAGCAAATTAATATAGATGGCGATTGGGGAACGGTAACAGGAGTAACGACAGAGGGAAAGTTAATCGTTAGGACGGAAACAGCTACAGAAGTTTATTTGACTCCAGGTCAAATAAGTTTGGGATACGAGTTTTAA
- a CDS encoding MFS transporter, which translates to MRLPQLNLKLRALSSRNYRLFFFGQGTSLIGTWMNNVAAIWAVYRLTDSPLVLGVFGFLSQSPAILAPLAGSYVDRHNRRQILLATQMISMLQSLTLAALALTNTLNIGNLIILSFIQGVINALDLPTRQAFLPEMVDKRADLNNAIALNASLLGLSRLLGPAIAGVIIARYSTGICFLIDGLSYIAVLASLLAMKISPSQTLQTTHTKFSQRELIAGFRYAFNSIPIRVILILLALVNFMGTPLIALGPVFAREFLGGSSHTFGYMMTTSAVGALIGAVYLSLRSGLVGLERLYGFAAAMLGVVLIVFSQSRVVWLSFMAVAFIGLFLIINNAASNTMILTMTEADKQGRVMGIYTIASDSIMLPCGNLFAGVLAYFVGAPSTMLIEGICCLVGAIIFWQYLPIIERSLKNIS; encoded by the coding sequence ATGAGATTGCCTCAGCTAAATTTAAAATTACGCGCTCTTAGCTCTAGAAATTATCGACTTTTCTTTTTCGGACAGGGAACTTCTCTAATTGGTACCTGGATGAATAACGTAGCCGCTATCTGGGCAGTCTATCGTTTGACTGATTCTCCTCTGGTGTTGGGAGTATTTGGTTTTTTGAGTCAGAGTCCCGCAATCTTGGCACCGTTGGCTGGCTCTTATGTCGATCGCCACAATCGCCGTCAAATTTTGTTAGCCACTCAAATGATTTCCATGTTGCAGTCTTTGACTTTAGCAGCATTAGCTTTGACAAACACTCTCAATATTGGAAATTTAATTATCTTAAGCTTTATTCAAGGTGTTATCAATGCTCTCGATCTGCCGACTCGGCAGGCTTTTTTACCAGAAATGGTAGATAAACGAGCAGATTTAAATAACGCGATCGCTCTTAATGCATCGCTTCTAGGTTTGTCGCGGTTACTCGGTCCTGCAATTGCCGGGGTGATAATTGCCAGGTACAGCACGGGAATTTGCTTTCTAATCGATGGACTTAGCTATATTGCCGTGCTTGCTTCGCTGTTGGCAATGAAGATTTCACCGAGTCAGACCTTACAAACTACGCATACCAAATTTTCTCAGCGCGAACTAATTGCTGGTTTCCGCTATGCTTTCAACTCCATACCAATACGAGTTATTTTGATATTGTTGGCTTTAGTCAACTTTATGGGTACCCCTTTGATTGCTTTAGGACCTGTCTTTGCCAGAGAATTTCTGGGCGGTAGTTCCCATACTTTTGGGTATATGATGACGACTTCAGCAGTAGGAGCTTTAATTGGTGCGGTTTATTTAAGTCTGCGTTCTGGTTTAGTCGGGTTGGAAAGGTTGTATGGCTTTGCCGCAGCTATGCTAGGTGTCGTACTGATTGTTTTTTCTCAATCGAGGGTTGTTTGGTTGTCATTTATGGCAGTTGCTTTTATCGGCTTGTTTTTAATTATTAATAATGCCGCTAGCAATACAATGATTCTGACTATGACCGAAGCCGACAAACAAGGCAGAGTTATGGGTATATATACCATCGCCTCTGACTCGATTATGCTACCCTGTGGTAATTTATTTGCTGGTGTCTTGGCGTATTTTGTCGGTGCGCCATCGACAATGCTGATTGAGGGTATATGTTGTCTAGTTGGGGCGATAATTTTCTGGCAATATTTACCTATAATTGAGCGATCGCTTAAAAATATTAGTTAA